In Candidatus Thorarchaeota archaeon, a single genomic region encodes these proteins:
- a CDS encoding OB-fold domain-containing protein: MRIKGSVCPICDHSVVPPRVICPKCGIGKNKMKQVTFSNTGTIESFTKSRMPPEGFDDALLLALVRLREGPLVLCSGQDNSSDQIHIGSNVMIETNKDGLLTFRPT, translated from the coding sequence TTGAGAATCAAGGGTTCGGTATGTCCTATATGTGATCACTCAGTTGTTCCACCACGTGTCATCTGTCCCAAGTGTGGAATTGGAAAGAACAAGATGAAACAAGTGACTTTTTCAAATACAGGGACTATTGAATCGTTTACCAAATCAAGGATGCCACCTGAGGGTTTCGATGATGCACTCCTTCTGGCTCTAGTGAGATTGCGTGAAGGCCCGCTCGTGTTATGCTCAGGACAAGACAATTCCTCTGATCAAATCCATATTGGCTCTAATGTGATGATTGAGACGAACAAGGATGGCCTATTGACCTTTCGCCCGACTTGA